The Pseudomonas parafulva genome includes a window with the following:
- a CDS encoding chemotaxis response regulator CheY, translated as MKILIVDDFSTMRRIIKNLLRDLGFANTDEADDGTTALPMLESGHYDFLVTDWNMPGMSGIDLLRKVRASDKLKTLPVLMVTAEAKRDQIIEAAQAGVNGYVVKPFTAQVLKEKIEKIFERVNG; from the coding sequence ATGAAAATCCTCATCGTCGACGACTTTTCGACGATGCGGCGCATCATCAAGAACCTGCTGCGTGACCTGGGCTTCGCCAACACCGACGAAGCCGATGACGGCACGACGGCGCTGCCGATGCTCGAAAGTGGCCATTACGACTTCCTGGTAACCGACTGGAACATGCCAGGCATGTCCGGTATCGACCTGCTGCGCAAAGTCCGCGCCAGCGACAAGCTCAAGACCTTGCCGGTGTTGATGGTGACCGCTGAAGCCAAGCGCGACCAGATCATCGAGGCCGCCCAGGCAGGCGTGAATGGCTATGTGGTCAAGCCGTTCACCGCCCAGGTGCTCAAAGAAAAGATCGAGAAGATCTTCGAACGCGTCAACGGCTGA
- the fliA gene encoding RNA polymerase sigma factor FliA yields the protein MSASGFKMYSRASKDAQYELIERYAPLVKRIAYHLLARLPANVQVEDLIQAGMIGLLEVANKYDASKGASFETYAGIRIRGAMLDEVRKGDWAPRSVHRNTRMVSDAMRAVEAKTGRDAKDHEVAAELKLSLDDYYGILNDTLGSRLFSFDDLLQDGEHEGLHEDGVSGQAEPARGLEEERFQVALTEAIANLPERERLVLALYYDEELNLKEIGEVLGVSESRVSQLHSQCAARLRSRLGEWRAR from the coding sequence ATGAGCGCCAGCGGCTTCAAGATGTACAGCCGCGCCTCGAAAGACGCGCAGTATGAGCTGATCGAGCGTTATGCGCCGCTGGTCAAGCGCATTGCCTACCACCTGTTGGCGCGACTGCCGGCCAACGTGCAGGTCGAGGACCTGATCCAGGCGGGCATGATCGGTCTGCTCGAGGTTGCCAACAAGTATGACGCCAGCAAGGGCGCCAGTTTCGAGACCTATGCCGGCATCCGCATTCGCGGGGCCATGCTCGACGAGGTGCGCAAAGGCGATTGGGCACCGCGTTCGGTGCACCGCAATACCCGCATGGTCAGCGATGCCATGCGTGCGGTCGAAGCCAAAACTGGCCGCGACGCTAAAGATCATGAAGTTGCTGCCGAACTCAAGTTGAGCCTCGATGATTATTACGGGATTCTCAACGACACACTGGGCAGCCGCCTGTTCAGCTTCGACGACCTGTTGCAGGACGGCGAGCACGAAGGCTTGCATGAGGATGGCGTCAGCGGCCAGGCCGAACCTGCCCGTGGGTTGGAGGAAGAGCGGTTCCAGGTCGCGTTGACCGAGGCCATCGCCAACCTGCCGGAGCGCGAGCGCCTGGTGCTGGCGCTGTACTACGACGAGGAACTGAACCTCAAGGAGATCGGTGAGGTCTTGGGGGTCAGCGAGTCGCGGGTCAGCCAGTTGCACAGCCAATGCGCCGCGCGCCTGCGCAGCCGCCTGGGGGAATGGCGGGCCCGTTGA